In the Wyeomyia smithii strain HCP4-BCI-WySm-NY-G18 chromosome 2, ASM2978416v1, whole genome shotgun sequence genome, one interval contains:
- the LOC129722222 gene encoding CWF19-like protein 2 has protein sequence MASNSSDSDTEIGGRFPKKHKKEKKSKKVKKEKKYKKSKKHKKRTRRSSTSSSGSGNSKNEWVERVLPSEPAQKPRLEREDWMNSMLVPTYSKEPNRDEKKPPVEQYNPQTNVRELNPHWRNGGSGLPNFRRPQEDEDVGYSDDITRRSEMGKDVGRSGGWKKSYRELPQQSKKEETKVSAVATVAQEDGLFMSDQQLNDLGAKIVKAEIMGNIDLAKSLKEKLAAAKLHRSQIKEFHQNQTNKQTQEKEEDLRYTVSSKSSDENSRQNRKRRNYQSNLPPGDLADKFRSERQENADMDAQFFKVSAKLDREASNLENIFDHGRASTSSSGQQNEEKIVRDMNKLSRAQAECERCLNSSQFLQDHVVSMGKNIFLAVPSWKALQPKHCLVIPIGHYSAITHMDEDVHRDLIDTCKALKRMFSTHNQEVIFFETVRYINRNPHTYVQCVPASDYEMAPFYFKKAILESETEWAMNKKLHNIQGLDIRRTVPKGLPYFWVSFNLESGFAHVIEDQESFPVTFASETIAGILGLETRDWRKPGREHHPKQRVQEFKHWWKEFDNLTPNE, from the exons ATGGCTTCGAATAGTTCCGACAGCGATACAGAAATTGGAGGTAGATTTCCCAAAAAgcataaaaaagaaaagaaaagcaaaaaagttaaaaaggagaaaaaatataagaaaagtaaaaagcaCAAAAAACGCACTCGTCGTAGCAGTACAAGTAGCAGTGGAAGTGGAAATTCTAAAAACGAATGGGTCGAAAGGGTATTGCCATCGGAACCGGCTCAAAAGCCCAGACTAGAAAGAGAAGACTGGATGAATTCAATGCTCGTTCCCACATACAGCAAAGAACCTAACAGGGACGAAAAAAAGCCGCCTGTAGAACAGTATAATCCTCAAACCAACGTTCGAGAGTTGAATCCGCATTGGAGAAATGGGGGTAGTGGTTTGCCCAACTTCCGCAGGCCACAAGAAGATGAAGATGTTGGATACTCGGACGACATTACACGAAGAAGTGAAATGGGAAAAGATGTTGGGCGCAGCGGTGGTTGGAAGAAATCTTACAGAGAATTACCACAGCAAAGCAAGAAAGAAGAGACGAAAGTGTCGGCCGTTGCAACCGTAGCTCAAGAAGATGGACTTTTTATGAGTGACCAGCAATTGAACGATTTAGGAGCAAAAATTGTGAAAGCTGAAATAATGGGAAATATAGATTTAGCAAAAAGTCTGAAGGAAAAACTTGCAGCAGCAAAATTACATCGCAGTCAAATCAAGGAATTCCATCAAAATCAAACAAACAAGCAAACTCAGGAGAAAGAAGAAGATTTACGCTACACCGTTAGTAGCAAATCGAGTGACGAAAACTCAAGACAAAATCGGAAACGACGAAATTATCAGTCGAACCTTCCACCAGGCGATTTGGCAGACAAGTTTCGCTCGGAACGTCAAGAAAATGCTGATATGGATGCACAGTTTTTCAAGGTTTCTGCGAAGCTCGACCGAGAAGCAAGcaatttggaaaatattttcgATCATGGAAGAGCCAGCACCTCCTCGTCGGGTCAacagaatgaagaaaaaattgttCGCGATATGAACAAACTTTCCCGGGCCCAAGCAGAATGTGAAAGATGCTTGAATTCAAGTCAGTTCCTTCAGGATCATGTAGTTTCCATGGGAAAAAATATCTTCCTAGCAGTTCCCAGTTGGAAAGCACTTCAACCAAAGCACTGTCTGGTGATTCCCATTGGACATTATTCCGCAATAACTCATATGGACGAGGACGTTCATCGTGATTTGATCGACACGTGCAAGGCATTGAAACGAATGTTTTCTACTCATAACCAGGAAGTTATCTTTTTCGAAACTGTACGCTATATCAACCGCAACCCGCATACCTACGTGCAGTGTGTTCCAGCGAGTGACTATGAAATGGCACCGTTCTATTTCAAAAAGGCGATACTTGAGTCAGAAACAGAATGGGCTATGAACAAGAAACTGCACAATATTCAAGGGTTGGACATTCGACGAACGGTTCCGAAAGGGCTACCGTATTTCTGGGTGAGCTTTAATCTGGAGTCAGGTTTCGCCCATGTAATCGAAGATCAGGAGAGCTTCCCGGTTACGTTTGCTTCG GAAACGATCGCAGGAATTCTTGGTCTTGAAACCAGAGATTGGCGCAAACCTGGCCGAGAACATCATCCCAAACAGCGTGTTCAGGAATTCAAACACTGGTGGAAAGAATTTGATAATTTGACCccaaatgaataa
- the LOC129723994 gene encoding transmembrane protein 165, whose product MSGKSIMNKFLIRNIVRLMVNCSYFCLFYMMILCLLDTAGVGANKLPEEDISMVTEVNKADVESSGSPTEKKSGGFFNSDVGFVHAFVASFSVIIVSELGDKTFFIAAIMAMRHPRLTVFSGAIAALALMTVLSAVFGMAATIIPRVYTYYISTALFALFGLKMLKEGYYMSATEAAEELEEVQSDLRKREDELMRSMNGNRKETVELVPLNENDSSSKALSSPDRAGGNTLNGSIHSLHRDLPQAHFLPAIRMSASATQLQASNHHLTDSISSINRSKLGGSSKSLAVTIGEQYEQRQRARSGIVATGAVGAGTTANGTVINGLTEEGDFTSGSTSSLSQSKRLEKETSATLIQDAETGVIRKNKQRSAWNLLLRILMQAFTMTFLAEWGDRSQLTTIILSARENVYGVIIGGVIGHAICTGLAVIGGRMIAQKISVRTVTLIGGVVFLLFAVSALFFSPEEEPVKVAP is encoded by the exons ATGTCTGGAAAAAGCATAATGAACAAATTTCTGATAAGAAATATTGTTCGGTTGATGGTCAACTGCTCGTACTTTTGTTTGTTCTACATGATGATTCTCTGTCTACTGGATACGGCTGGTGTAGGTGCGAACAAACTTCCCGAAGAGGACATCTCAATGGTAACCGAGGTTAAT aaagcggATGTGGAGAGCAGTGGCAGCCCGACGGAGAAGAAAAGTGGTGGCTTCTTCAATTCGGATGTGGGTTTCGTGCACGCATTTGTTGCGTCCTTCTCAGTGATAATCGTGTCCGAGCTCGGTGATAAAACATTTTTCATCGCAGCTATTATGGCCATGCGTCATCCTCGATTAACCGTGTTCAGCGGTGCGATTGCAGCGCTAGCCCTGATGACAGTTTTGTCGGCCGTGTTTGGCATGGCCGCCACCATCATTCCACGGGTGTATACGTACTATATCTCAACAGCACTGTTTGCCCTGTTTGGTTTAAAAATGCTCAAGGAGGGCTACTACATGTCTGCTACTGAGGCAGCCGAAGAATTGGAAGAGGTGCAGTCTGATCTCAGAAAACGCGAAGATGAG TTGATGCGCTCGATGAACGGTAATCGGAAGGAAACAGTCGAGCTGGTCCCTCTGAATGAAAACGACAGTAGTAGCAAGGCACTTAGCTCGCCCGACCGTGCCGGCGGAAATACCTTGAACGGATCGATCCACTCGCTCCACCGTGATCTGCCTCAAGCGCACTTTCTGCCAGCGATTCGCATGTCCGCATCAGCAACCCAATTGCAAGCATCGAATCATCATCTCACTGATAGCATTAGTAGTATTAATAGAAGTAAGCTGGGCGGCTCGTCCAAGAGTCTGGCCGTAACGATCGGCGAGCAGTACGAGCAACGCCAGCGGGCACGATCTGGAATCGTGGCCACCGGTGCGGTCGGTGCTGGCACCACCGCCAACGGTACAGTGATCAATGGGTTAACCGAAGAAGGTGATTTTACCTCCGGCTCGACCAGTTCTCTCAGCCAAAGCAAACGG CTGGAAAAGGAGACATCGGCTACGCTAATCCAAGATGCTGAAACCGGTGTGATACGAAAGAATAAGCAACGTTCTGCTTGGAATCTATTGTTAAGAATCTTAATGCAGGCATTCACGATGACCTTTCTGGCTGAGTGGGGCGACCGTTCACAGTTGACCACGATTATCTTGAGTGCCCGCGAAAATGTGTATGGTGTCATCATTGGCGGCGTGATAGGGCATGCTATTTGCACCGGACTGGCCGTGATTGGTGGCCGCATGATTGCGCAGAAAATATCCGTTAGAACAG TTACTCTCATCGGTGGTGTTGTTTTCCTGTTATTCGCTGTGAGTGCACTGTTCTTCAGTCCAGAAGAGGAACCGGTCAAAGTTGCGCCATAG
- the LOC129723995 gene encoding mitochondrial tRNA-specific 2-thiouridylase 1, giving the protein MFRRIIVGVSGGVDSAVTAYLLKARGYDVRGAFMKNWDLIDESGYCSGEQDWLDAQKLCRQLRISLEQINFVKDYWLEVFGSFLKDYDNGITPNPDILCNRHIKFNLFYKYAREKLGADAIATGHYARSNFGPYLEKYDDQADVHLLSGVDAIKDQTFFLSQINSKALSRTMFPIGGMTKAEVKRLAHEIGLGWFAKKKESMGICFVGKRTFQDFIAEYIAAKPGDFVDFDTGKIIGKHKGVHNWTVGQKAKIAGCLKPYYIFQKAVDTNTIYVVSGSDHPLLKTEMVYVENPVWINKPVELVQRRLWKCHFRFQHTKPLVPCDIVEVDEKGDKLFVKLGKPLYAITPGQYAVFYSQEECFGSARIVKPGPSIIYQRQ; this is encoded by the exons ATGTTCAGAAGAATTATTGTAGGAGTTTCCGGTGGTGTTGATAGCGCCGTGACGGCTTATTTACTTAAAGCTAGAG GTTATGATGTCCGCGGAGCGTTCATGAAAAATTGGGACCTGATTGACGAGTCCGGGTACTGTTCAGGAGAGCAAGACTGGTTGGACGCACAAAAGCTCTGCCGTCAGCTTCGAATTTCATTAGAGCAAATCAATTTTGTCAAAGATTATTGGTTGGAAGTTTTCGG GAGTTTCCTCAAAGATTACGATAACGGTATCACTCCAAACCCGGATATATTGTGCAACCGGcatattaaatttaatttgttctatAAATATGCACGCGAAAAACTGGGAGCCGATGCTATAGCAACCGGTCACTACGCTCGAAGCAACTTTGGCCCCTATTTAGAAAAGTATGATGATCAAGCGGATGTTCATTTACTGTCTGGCGTCGACGCAATAAAAGACCAAACTTTCTTCTTGTCGCAAATCAACTCAAAAGCTCTGAGCCGTACTATGTTTCCCATCGGAGGTATGACTAAGGCAGAAGTAAAACGCCTAGCGCACGAAATAGGATTGGGATGGTTTGCCAAAAAGAAGGAAAGCATGGGTATTTGTTTTGTAGGAAAACGAACTTTTCAGGATTTCATCGCTGAATACATTGCCGCAAAACCGGGTGATTTTGTGGACTTTGACACAGGCAAAATAATAGGAAAACATAAAGGAGTGCACAACTGGACTGTTGGTCAAAAAGCAAAAATCGCAGGGTGCTTGAAACCTTACTATATATTTCAGAAGGCAGTTGATACTAATACAATTTATGTAGTATCCGGCAGTGATCATCCGTTACTAAAGACTGAAATGGTGTACGTGGAGAATCCTGTATGGATCAACAAACCAGTTGAACTTGTTCAAAGGAGACTTTGGAAGTGTCATTTTAGGTTTCAGCACACGAAACCTTTAGTACCATGCGACATAGTCGAAGTTGACGAAAAAGGGGATAAACTTTTTGTAAAGTTGGGCAAGCCTCTTTACGCCATTACACCCGGCCAATACGCTGTTTTTTATAGCCAAGAGGAGTGCTTTGGTAGCGCGCGTATAGTCAAACCTGGTCCTTCAATAATTTACCAGCGGCAGTGA